A single region of the Methylocystis echinoides genome encodes:
- the fae gene encoding formaldehyde-activating enzyme, whose product MSEHIWLATGEATVLAADGQYTDAMPEVMIGNVKGPVGHAFASMTGQVAGHPRMFVIRDLNQQVRPATMMTTKMTVKSEAYVELLGGVVQAATADAIVDCVAEGIIPKAQANELCMIIMIWLDPRCATDENLDRKDLYRTNYEATKLAISRALKGEPTVDQLIANRKTISHYALEGVFED is encoded by the coding sequence ATGAGCGAACATATCTGGCTGGCGACGGGCGAGGCGACGGTTCTCGCGGCGGATGGGCAATATACGGATGCGATGCCGGAAGTGATGATCGGCAATGTGAAGGGCCCGGTTGGCCACGCTTTCGCCTCCATGACCGGACAGGTCGCCGGTCATCCGCGCATGTTCGTCATCCGCGACCTCAATCAGCAGGTGCGTCCGGCGACCATGATGACCACCAAGATGACGGTGAAGTCGGAAGCCTATGTCGAACTGCTCGGCGGCGTCGTGCAGGCGGCGACGGCCGACGCCATCGTCGATTGCGTGGCGGAAGGAATCATCCCGAAGGCGCAGGCCAATGAGCTGTGCATGATCATCATGATCTGGCTCGACCCGCGCTGCGCGACGGACGAGAATCTCGATCGGAAGGATCTCTACCGCACCAATTACGAGGCGACGAAACTCGCGATCTCGCGCGCGCTGAAGGGCGAGCCGACGGTCGATCAGCTTATCGCCAATCGCAAGACCATCTCCCACTATGCGCTGGAAGGCGTGTTCGAGGACTGA